A window of Paenibacillus sp. 19GGS1-52 contains these coding sequences:
- a CDS encoding GIY-YIG nuclease family protein codes for MSLAEKVAELPLSPGVYLMKDSLGHIIYVGKAKQLKKRVQSYFYNSTGHSPKVKQLVRNIKDLDYILTDTEFEAFMLECQLIKEIKPMYNKKMKNPLAYTYIAVRLAGLYRQLEVTYDSKDDEHSLYFGPYTSRSTVERAVLGIKENQKILCSSPRNTHTLCLNHSLGLCLGMCAGGEALEKYNEIMDRIIALLHGTDTSILSNLEWRMSQAAEKYDFETAAKYRDYTGAVSSLLQKEKVIGFTEENKNIVVLEPMNEFNLKLILIKGSVILYHAKLDTRITDPKQLHVDIQSAIADHFMNQVSEVREELSRHKLDEAQIIYSYLTSHSGSYLIIPDEWMITRSHTSLDEAVHELLKSYFRLPVS; via the coding sequence CAGTTGAAGAAAAGAGTACAATCTTATTTTTACAACTCCACAGGACATTCCCCCAAGGTGAAACAGCTGGTAAGAAACATTAAGGATCTCGATTATATTCTCACGGATACGGAATTTGAGGCCTTTATGCTGGAATGCCAATTAATTAAAGAGATCAAGCCCATGTACAATAAAAAAATGAAGAATCCGCTGGCCTACACCTACATCGCCGTTCGTTTGGCTGGACTTTACCGGCAGCTTGAAGTCACCTATGACTCCAAGGATGATGAGCACAGCCTGTACTTCGGACCCTACACCAGCAGGAGCACCGTGGAAAGAGCTGTACTAGGCATCAAGGAGAACCAGAAGATCCTTTGCAGCAGCCCCCGTAATACACATACGCTCTGCCTTAACCACTCTCTTGGCTTATGCCTGGGAATGTGCGCAGGCGGGGAGGCTCTGGAGAAATACAATGAGATTATGGATAGAATTATCGCTCTGCTGCATGGGACGGATACGAGCATATTAAGCAATCTAGAGTGGCGTATGAGTCAGGCTGCGGAGAAATATGATTTTGAGACTGCGGCCAAATACCGCGACTATACCGGAGCAGTCAGCTCCCTGCTGCAGAAAGAGAAGGTCATCGGCTTCACTGAGGAGAACAAGAATATCGTTGTGCTGGAACCTATGAATGAGTTTAACCTCAAGCTTATTCTGATCAAGGGCAGTGTCATCCTCTATCATGCTAAGCTGGACACCAGAATCACTGACCCGAAGCAGCTGCATGTCGACATACAATCTGCCATTGCAGACCACTTCATGAATCAAGTAAGCGAGGTTAGGGAAGAACTCAGTCGACATAAGCTAGACGAAGCCCAGATCATCTACAGTTATTTAACAAGCCATTCCGGCAGCTATCTCATTATTCCTGATGAATGGATGATCACTAGGTCTCACACCAGCTTGGATGAAGCGGTTCATGAGCTGCTGAAGAGCTATTTTAGGCTTCCCGTTTCTTGA